A single Blastococcus colisei DNA region contains:
- a CDS encoding MarR family winged helix-turn-helix transcriptional regulator, translated as MVRPLGLPFDPIERAGETWEKHFGPASSMRAATSIFRVQQILLARFDDALRPHALTFARYEVLVLLTFSRTGNLPLKVIGSRLMVHPTSVTNAIDRLVAAGYVVRRPNPDDGRGVLACITDGGRQVVTTATAALTDLDFGLADVPEDERAALFDILKRVRLGAGDVAGAAGPAD; from the coding sequence ATGGTCCGACCGCTGGGGCTGCCCTTCGACCCCATCGAGCGGGCCGGCGAGACCTGGGAGAAGCACTTCGGCCCCGCCTCCTCGATGCGCGCCGCGACGAGCATCTTCCGGGTGCAGCAGATCCTGCTGGCCCGGTTCGACGACGCGCTCAGGCCGCACGCGCTGACCTTCGCCCGCTACGAGGTGCTCGTGCTGCTCACGTTCAGCCGCACGGGGAACCTGCCGCTCAAGGTGATCGGCAGCCGGCTGATGGTGCACCCGACCAGCGTCACGAACGCGATCGACCGGCTCGTCGCCGCGGGGTACGTCGTGCGTCGGCCGAACCCGGACGACGGCCGGGGCGTGCTCGCCTGCATCACCGACGGCGGCCGGCAGGTGGTGACGACGGCGACGGCGGCGCTCACCGACCTGGACTTCGGCCTCGCCGACGTGCCCGAGGACGAGCGGGCGGCGCTCTTCGACATCCTCAAGCGGGTGCGGCTCGGTGCCGGCGACGTGGCAGGTGCAGCCGGCCCGGCCGATTGA